In Persicimonas caeni, a single window of DNA contains:
- the modB gene encoding molybdate ABC transporter permease subunit, whose product MKSSTSSRRGMASRSVWAVTLVLMTILLLPAASPLEAEPSPSKVADQPLVVLAAASMADVLPAIGAQWEAERGQPVKFSFAGSSRLARQIIDGAPGDVYVSANSRWMQRLADEDDLADGTRRQIMSNDLVWVVPRHTSSPPSTASAVTPSKIRRLAVAGESVPAGIYADAALAATDLAPKMSDKLVRADNVRAALEWVARGEVDAGIVYRTDARAEPEVKVAFTFEPETHPTIAYEAAALAKSDQKQAADAFVAYLDSAPARDVFTKAGFSHMPTVGTGADAELGSESFASDPHPTVDVWSAIRLSLLVGLWCALLGLLPAIGLGWLLARRHFPGKSLVSTLTLAPLALPPVVTGFLLLRLFGREGLIGGFLASVGLEIPFSTAGAMIAAFTVGLPMYVLAARNAFEAVDREYEEVSLTMGHAPLQTFWRVTLPLAAPGLAAGAVLMFARAIGEFGATTVLAGNLEGETRTISLAVYTLLESPSGAESIQVLVGASIALSFLAMLGYERLSRWQRRRTEVRNDG is encoded by the coding sequence ATGAAGTCGTCGACAAGCAGTCGCAGGGGAATGGCAAGCCGCTCGGTATGGGCGGTGACCCTCGTCTTGATGACGATCCTGCTCCTTCCGGCGGCATCCCCCCTGGAGGCCGAGCCGAGTCCGTCGAAGGTGGCCGACCAACCTTTGGTTGTGCTTGCTGCAGCGAGCATGGCCGATGTGCTTCCGGCCATCGGCGCCCAGTGGGAAGCTGAGCGTGGCCAACCGGTCAAGTTCAGCTTCGCGGGCAGCTCACGTTTGGCTCGCCAGATCATCGACGGCGCTCCAGGCGACGTCTACGTGTCGGCCAACAGCCGCTGGATGCAGCGGCTCGCCGACGAAGACGACCTCGCCGACGGCACACGACGCCAGATCATGTCGAACGACCTTGTCTGGGTGGTGCCGCGTCACACGTCGAGTCCGCCCTCCACTGCGTCCGCCGTCACCCCGTCCAAGATTCGACGACTCGCCGTCGCCGGCGAAAGCGTGCCCGCGGGAATCTACGCCGATGCCGCCCTGGCGGCGACCGATTTGGCCCCGAAGATGTCGGACAAACTCGTGCGCGCTGACAACGTGCGCGCCGCCCTCGAGTGGGTGGCGCGCGGCGAAGTCGACGCCGGTATCGTCTATCGCACCGATGCCCGCGCCGAGCCCGAGGTAAAGGTCGCGTTCACCTTCGAGCCCGAGACTCATCCGACGATTGCCTACGAGGCCGCCGCGCTCGCCAAGAGCGACCAAAAGCAGGCTGCGGACGCCTTTGTCGCGTACCTCGACAGCGCACCTGCACGAGACGTCTTCACCAAGGCCGGGTTCTCCCACATGCCCACGGTCGGCACCGGTGCCGACGCCGAGTTGGGCTCCGAGAGCTTCGCCAGCGACCCGCACCCGACCGTCGATGTCTGGTCGGCCATCCGCCTGAGCTTGCTGGTGGGTCTGTGGTGTGCTCTTTTGGGTCTGCTGCCGGCCATCGGTCTCGGGTGGCTGCTCGCGCGTCGCCATTTTCCCGGCAAGTCACTCGTTTCAACGCTGACGCTCGCCCCGCTCGCGCTACCGCCTGTGGTCACAGGCTTTCTGTTGCTGCGTTTGTTCGGGCGCGAGGGCTTGATCGGCGGCTTCTTAGCTTCGGTGGGCCTCGAAATCCCGTTTTCGACCGCAGGGGCGATGATCGCGGCGTTCACCGTGGGCCTTCCGATGTACGTCTTGGCGGCACGAAATGCCTTCGAGGCGGTCGATCGAGAGTACGAAGAGGTCTCGCTGACGATGGGGCACGCGCCGCTGCAGACCTTCTGGCGGGTGACCTTGCCCCTGGCGGCTCCAGGTCTGGCCGCCGGCGCGGTGTTGATGTTCGCGCGCGCCATTGGTGAATTCGGCGCGACGACGGTGCTCGCCGGCAACCTCGAAGGGGAGACACGCACCATCTCGCTGGCCGTCTACACCCTGCTCGAGTCCCCCAGCGGCGCCGAGTCAATCCAGGTGTTGGTGGGAGCGAGCATCGCGCTGTCGTTTTTGGCGATGCTCGGCTACGAGCGCCTCTCGCGCTGGCAGCGCCGGCGCACGGAGGTACGCAATGATGGCTGA
- a CDS encoding ATP-binding cassette domain-containing protein, with amino-acid sequence MMADTSFDTMLDVDITLRRGRFELAAQMRTQVHRVAIVGASGAGKTSLLRVLAGLEDGVRGHVRFGEATWLDSAEGIALPAWQRGIGWVPQRALLFPHKDVRANLLDGASHDAPEAVAGMLGISDLLTRRPRNLSGGERQRVALGRALLREPKLLLLDEPFSALDRSLRGDVADAVLDYCDARTIPIVLVSHDERDVERVADEVWELSQGQLDRIT; translated from the coding sequence ATGATGGCTGACACCTCGTTCGATACCATGCTCGATGTCGACATCACACTGCGCCGCGGGCGCTTCGAGTTGGCCGCACAGATGCGCACCCAGGTCCACCGTGTGGCGATCGTCGGCGCCTCGGGCGCGGGCAAAACCTCGCTGCTACGCGTGCTCGCCGGCCTTGAAGATGGTGTCAGAGGCCATGTTCGGTTTGGCGAAGCCACCTGGCTGGACAGCGCCGAGGGCATCGCGCTGCCTGCATGGCAGCGCGGCATCGGGTGGGTGCCACAGCGCGCCCTGCTCTTTCCCCACAAGGATGTCCGCGCAAATTTGCTCGATGGCGCAAGCCATGATGCGCCTGAGGCGGTCGCCGGGATGCTCGGCATCTCAGACCTGCTCACACGCCGCCCTCGCAACCTTTCGGGCGGCGAGCGTCAGCGCGTGGCGCTGGGGCGTGCGCTGCTGCGTGAGCCAAAGCTCCTGCTTCTCGACGAGCCCTTCTCGGCTCTCGACCGCAGCCTGCGCGGCGACGTTGCCGACGCGGTGCTCGACTACTGCGACGCCCGCACGATTCCTATCGTGCTGGTGAGCCACGACGAGCGCGACGTCGAGCGGGTGGCCGATGAAGTGTGGGAGCTGTCTCAAGGACAACTCGACCGCATCACTTGA
- the yhbY gene encoding ribosome assembly RNA-binding protein YhbY gives MNEQKSLVERLSPELTGKQRRHLRSLGHSLNPVVMVGQRGISSNLIENFEAQILAHELIKVKVHEADEMDEVAQELHDATGAQLAQKIGKMLLFYKPHPENPEISLPS, from the coding sequence ATGAACGAGCAGAAAAGTCTAGTCGAACGCCTCAGCCCCGAGCTGACAGGCAAGCAGCGGCGCCATCTGCGCTCGCTGGGCCACAGCCTCAATCCCGTCGTGATGGTTGGCCAGCGCGGTATCAGCTCGAATCTCATCGAGAACTTCGAGGCGCAGATTCTCGCCCACGAGCTCATCAAGGTCAAAGTTCACGAAGCCGACGAGATGGACGAGGTCGCCCAAGAACTCCACGACGCCACCGGCGCCCAGTTGGCTCAAAAGATCGGCAAGATGCTGCTGTTTTATAAACCGCATCCCGAGAACCCGGAAATCTCGTTGCCGTCCTGA
- a CDS encoding putative metal-binding motif-containing protein has translation MMWQRVRASLLILSLVAVGCSDDTSGGAGDDCPAGEERNTLTGACERVDPGLDAGDTSTDTSTPDTSSADVGVDSSTLEDTTPDAPSSDTGEDTSQCPDRDGDGAKDQACGGQDCDDNNTAVGPNAPELCDEYDNNCDGQLNEGLQCQFYAHSNDHLYEVDPFEKTATQLSTVPNLFDMDTHPDGTLYGITSSALHEFDTNTNSWVLIGQLGVSGTPNGLAINNGGTAYMTASNDVYTVDLSTGVATHLGSMGGSYNSSGDCVVNKDNSLYMSSNHNIAGDALVLIDGTTGQAQDIGLMGFSEVYGLTAAWGRMFGLTGSGQLIEINSGTGQAALVHTFPSIMWYGAASTPAR, from the coding sequence ATGATGTGGCAACGCGTTCGAGCTTCGCTTCTGATTCTCTCTCTAGTCGCCGTCGGCTGCTCCGACGACACGAGCGGTGGCGCAGGCGACGACTGTCCGGCCGGCGAAGAGCGAAACACACTGACCGGGGCGTGTGAACGCGTCGACCCAGGGTTGGATGCAGGCGACACCTCCACAGATACATCGACGCCGGACACATCGAGCGCGGACGTCGGGGTCGATTCGAGCACGCTCGAAGATACCACACCGGACGCCCCCTCCTCGGATACGGGCGAGGACACCTCCCAGTGCCCCGATCGCGACGGCGACGGAGCCAAAGACCAAGCGTGCGGCGGCCAAGACTGCGACGACAACAACACCGCGGTCGGTCCCAACGCCCCCGAGCTGTGCGACGAGTACGACAACAACTGCGACGGTCAACTGAATGAGGGGCTGCAGTGTCAGTTTTATGCCCATTCGAACGACCACCTGTACGAGGTCGACCCGTTCGAGAAGACGGCCACGCAGTTGAGCACAGTCCCCAATCTGTTCGACATGGACACCCACCCGGACGGCACGCTCTACGGGATTACCTCGAGCGCGCTGCACGAGTTCGACACCAACACCAATTCGTGGGTGCTCATCGGCCAACTCGGCGTAAGCGGCACGCCCAACGGTCTGGCCATCAACAACGGCGGAACGGCCTATATGACGGCGAGCAACGACGTCTACACCGTCGACCTGTCCACGGGCGTGGCCACGCACCTCGGCTCGATGGGCGGGTCGTACAACTCGAGCGGCGACTGCGTGGTCAACAAGGACAACTCGCTATACATGAGCTCGAACCACAATATCGCCGGAGACGCGCTGGTGCTCATCGACGGAACCACCGGCCAAGCACAAGATATCGGGTTGATGGGGTTTTCGGAGGTCTACGGGCTCACCGCAGCCTGGGGAAGGATGTTCGGGTTGACCGGCTCGGGCCAGCTCATCGAGATCAACAGCGGCACCGGGCAGGCCGCGTTGGTGCACACGTTCCCGAGCATTATGTGGTACGGGGCGGCGAGCACGCCGGCGCGGTAG
- a CDS encoding NAD-dependent epimerase/dehydratase family protein — protein sequence MKIEGKTIAVTGAGGFIGARVVECAVERGLKVKALDIDPAGARRAEGLGAETAIVGGVNDVQAVAELCENADILIHTAALMNESGDMQEFRHVNVEGSRLVAQTAAEAGVKRLVHLSSVMVYGFHYPPEVAEDGPKRGEGNPYCTTKYESEGAVLDHHRDRDLEVTVLRPGDVFGPGSKPWVVRPVELMKQGLFVLPDGGNGRIDPTYVDNLVDAIFLVLEKDATGTVFNITDGHSMRTRDFFGYHARWLGKGRILTLPSKLLRPVFKAVAMGFRMLGSEPPATPDAIGFLNRPNAYSNRKAREMLGYEPRVSFDEGMSRVREWLEREDML from the coding sequence ATGAAGATCGAGGGTAAGACCATTGCAGTGACCGGCGCCGGCGGGTTTATCGGCGCGCGTGTGGTCGAGTGCGCCGTCGAACGCGGGTTGAAGGTTAAAGCGCTCGACATCGACCCAGCGGGAGCCCGACGTGCCGAAGGGCTCGGTGCCGAGACGGCGATTGTGGGCGGCGTCAACGACGTCCAAGCCGTTGCCGAGCTCTGCGAGAACGCCGACATTCTCATCCACACCGCCGCGCTCATGAACGAGAGTGGCGACATGCAGGAGTTTCGCCACGTCAACGTCGAGGGCTCTCGACTCGTGGCCCAAACTGCCGCCGAAGCGGGGGTCAAACGCCTGGTCCACCTGTCGTCGGTGATGGTCTATGGGTTTCACTACCCGCCGGAGGTCGCCGAAGATGGGCCCAAGCGCGGCGAGGGCAATCCGTACTGCACGACCAAATACGAGAGCGAAGGAGCGGTGCTCGACCACCACCGCGACCGTGATCTCGAGGTGACCGTCCTTCGGCCCGGCGACGTCTTCGGCCCCGGCTCCAAGCCGTGGGTGGTGCGTCCCGTCGAGTTGATGAAACAGGGTCTCTTCGTGCTGCCCGACGGCGGCAACGGACGCATCGACCCGACCTACGTCGACAACCTCGTCGACGCCATCTTTTTGGTGCTCGAGAAGGACGCCACCGGCACCGTCTTCAACATCACCGACGGTCATAGCATGCGCACCCGGGATTTTTTCGGCTACCACGCCCGTTGGCTGGGCAAGGGGCGCATCCTGACTCTGCCCTCCAAGCTCTTGCGGCCCGTGTTCAAAGCCGTCGCCATGGGGTTCCGTATGCTCGGCTCCGAGCCACCGGCGACCCCCGACGCCATTGGCTTTTTGAATCGGCCCAACGCCTACTCGAACCGCAAGGCGCGCGAGATGCTCGGCTACGAGCCGCGAGTGAGCTTCGACGAGGGTATGAGCCGGGTGCGCGAGTGGCTCGAACGTGAGGACATGCTGTAA
- a CDS encoding DoxX family protein, which translates to MKALKLDFLEDYKDFGLLVMRLGLGVSFIAHGWPKMVGGPDKWAGLGARLEAVSGIGFYPEFWGFMAAFAELGGGVLLILGLLTRPAALLLVCTMVVAALWHYVNGDGFRGYSHAMEAAFTFFGIFFLGAGKYSVDEHLK; encoded by the coding sequence ATGAAAGCGCTCAAACTCGACTTTCTCGAAGACTACAAGGACTTTGGCCTGCTGGTGATGCGGCTCGGACTAGGGGTGAGCTTCATCGCCCATGGTTGGCCCAAGATGGTCGGAGGACCCGATAAGTGGGCCGGGCTCGGCGCACGCCTCGAGGCGGTCAGCGGCATCGGCTTCTACCCCGAGTTCTGGGGCTTTATGGCTGCGTTTGCCGAACTGGGTGGCGGAGTCTTGCTCATTCTCGGTTTGCTCACTCGCCCGGCCGCGCTGCTGCTCGTGTGCACCATGGTCGTCGCCGCGCTGTGGCACTACGTCAACGGCGATGGGTTCCGCGGCTACTCCCACGCGATGGAAGCGGCATTTACGTTCTTTGGGATCTTCTTTTTAGGGGCGGGCAAGTACAGCGTCGACGAGCACCTCAAGTGA
- a CDS encoding sialidase family protein, whose protein sequence is MTARQTTTKLLVMLLASGLWLAGCGEAADSSPSPDPAPHSQEEGATSQESDDETSRPRDSQTDSDPDDTASDPALAADAEWSGVLGPAGGTFTGLWAAGGHFFATQTDARGDSFLWRSDAGDSWARVELPDELIVSQIIDVVAHEGDLILVGPKPLRSSDGGASWQPFDFQLESGEALDARELTAARVFDGELYVVAGALGQTSTLFRVSGDQATLVDDTLPAGTVDLAVLGQTMVLSQGHYAGRLFFKNAQTLDWTPAQTPESHAVGAKQLHVDADSIYATSEAGVWRTDNGATFDVMTDQPARQAVIHGDALVFGPLEPWNYVMSIDLSEASGGRVEVEYLGGMNDAESFLLASDGSEVVSSVRDHGLQRLNFATDAWEQISPTRRPVADFADTADSYWLLTEAGRIFRSTDAQRWELQPIGEHRGARILAHHDAVFMVTQTGDFVALRPGHNGWAMGEPVALSEGTASSVVGYDDSLLVSFAPRILSGRGGSTPVGGGLFLAENRAEHWSDWNRIGEELPEDYDYRQAPPVYAAHAEDGLLLVVAKDGLYRSVDGGESWARGSLEQPFDSSYLHAERAWLARGEQGLFALTMTASGMHLRKSDDNGESWRTVVRSPDASVTPSALVTDGPNLLLGTWEEGVLVSTDGGESWQPLADGFVDAPVRGLHLRGSTLWAATTDGVMHLE, encoded by the coding sequence ATGACTGCTCGACAGACCACAACCAAGCTCTTGGTGATGCTCCTCGCCTCCGGCCTCTGGCTGGCCGGATGTGGGGAGGCGGCCGACTCGTCGCCAAGTCCGGACCCGGCGCCCCATTCGCAAGAGGAGGGCGCGACCTCGCAAGAATCCGACGACGAGACATCCCGCCCGCGAGATTCCCAAACCGACTCCGACCCCGACGATACGGCGTCGGACCCGGCGCTTGCCGCTGATGCCGAGTGGAGTGGGGTGCTGGGACCTGCTGGCGGAACGTTCACAGGTTTGTGGGCGGCCGGCGGACACTTCTTCGCCACCCAGACCGACGCTCGCGGCGACAGCTTTCTGTGGCGATCCGATGCCGGCGACTCCTGGGCGCGTGTCGAACTGCCCGACGAGCTCATCGTCTCGCAGATCATCGATGTCGTCGCTCACGAAGGCGACCTGATCTTGGTGGGGCCGAAGCCCTTGCGCTCGAGTGACGGAGGGGCATCTTGGCAGCCCTTCGACTTTCAGCTCGAGAGTGGCGAAGCTTTGGACGCCCGCGAACTCACCGCCGCGCGCGTCTTCGACGGCGAATTGTACGTGGTGGCCGGCGCGCTCGGGCAGACCTCGACGCTCTTTCGCGTCTCGGGGGATCAGGCGACGCTCGTCGACGACACGCTGCCGGCTGGTACCGTCGATCTCGCGGTGCTCGGTCAGACGATGGTCCTCTCTCAAGGCCACTACGCGGGCCGGCTCTTCTTCAAGAATGCCCAGACGCTCGATTGGACACCGGCGCAGACCCCGGAGTCACACGCCGTTGGCGCCAAGCAACTGCACGTCGACGCCGACTCCATCTACGCGACCTCCGAGGCAGGCGTATGGCGAACGGACAACGGGGCTACGTTCGACGTCATGACTGATCAGCCGGCGCGACAGGCCGTCATCCACGGCGATGCGTTGGTCTTCGGGCCACTCGAACCGTGGAATTACGTGATGTCGATCGACTTGTCCGAAGCTTCCGGTGGCAGGGTTGAGGTCGAGTATCTCGGCGGCATGAACGACGCCGAGAGCTTTTTGCTCGCGTCGGACGGGAGCGAGGTGGTCTCGTCAGTGCGAGACCACGGCCTGCAGCGGCTGAACTTCGCGACTGACGCGTGGGAGCAGATTAGCCCGACACGTCGTCCGGTGGCCGACTTTGCAGACACTGCCGACAGCTACTGGTTACTCACCGAAGCTGGTCGAATCTTCCGGTCGACCGACGCGCAGCGATGGGAGCTGCAGCCTATCGGTGAGCACCGCGGCGCCAGGATTCTGGCTCACCACGACGCGGTCTTCATGGTCACTCAGACCGGCGATTTCGTCGCGCTTCGTCCGGGCCACAATGGCTGGGCGATGGGCGAGCCGGTCGCGCTCTCGGAGGGCACGGCCTCGTCGGTCGTGGGCTACGACGACTCGCTGCTCGTCTCGTTCGCGCCACGAATCTTGTCGGGGCGCGGCGGATCGACGCCCGTTGGCGGCGGTCTCTTTCTGGCCGAGAACCGAGCCGAGCACTGGAGCGACTGGAATCGCATCGGCGAAGAGTTGCCCGAGGACTACGACTACCGGCAAGCGCCGCCGGTCTACGCGGCGCACGCCGAAGACGGTTTGCTCCTTGTGGTCGCCAAGGATGGCCTCTATCGCTCGGTCGACGGCGGTGAGAGTTGGGCGCGCGGCTCGCTCGAGCAGCCGTTCGACTCGAGCTACCTGCATGCCGAGCGCGCCTGGCTCGCCAGGGGAGAGCAGGGGCTCTTCGCGCTGACCATGACTGCGTCGGGCATGCACCTTCGAAAGAGCGATGACAACGGCGAGTCGTGGCGCACCGTGGTGCGCTCGCCGGACGCATCGGTCACCCCGTCGGCGCTCGTGACCGACGGGCCGAACCTCTTGCTCGGCACATGGGAAGAGGGCGTGCTCGTGTCGACCGACGGCGGCGAGTCTTGGCAGCCGCTGGCCGACGGCTTTGTTGACGCTCCCGTGCGCGGCCTGCACCTTCGCGGCTCGACACTGTGGGCGGCGACCACAGATGGAGTCATGCACCTCGAGTAG
- a CDS encoding L-threonylcarbamoyladenylate synthase, which translates to MILQINAEHPQPRRIDQVVDTLKDGGLVAYPTDTVYGIGCDIFNKHAVEKLHRLVAEIKGSPDHAPLSFICRDLSNIAEYAHVSDYAYRTLRRMLPGGYTFVLQATKLVPKVMLNKRKTVGIRVPDNPIPIRIVERLGNPIATTSATHSDGDLIPDPWTIEELYGHAVDLVIDGGYVFPEPSTVIDFSGDHPQLIRKGKGPVGDLEYVELI; encoded by the coding sequence ATGATTTTGCAGATTAACGCCGAGCATCCCCAGCCGCGCCGAATCGACCAAGTTGTCGATACGCTCAAAGATGGTGGTCTGGTGGCTTATCCCACCGACACGGTCTACGGCATCGGCTGCGACATCTTTAACAAGCATGCCGTCGAGAAGCTCCACCGGCTGGTCGCCGAGATCAAAGGTTCGCCGGACCACGCCCCGCTGTCGTTCATCTGCCGGGACTTGAGCAATATCGCCGAGTACGCACACGTGAGCGACTACGCCTACCGCACCCTTCGCCGCATGCTGCCTGGGGGCTACACCTTCGTGTTGCAGGCGACCAAGCTGGTGCCCAAGGTCATGCTCAACAAGCGAAAGACGGTGGGCATCCGCGTGCCGGATAACCCGATCCCGATTCGCATCGTCGAGCGGCTGGGCAACCCGATCGCGACCACCAGCGCCACGCACTCCGACGGCGACTTGATTCCCGATCCCTGGACCATCGAGGAGTTGTACGGCCATGCGGTCGATCTGGTCATCGACGGCGGCTACGTGTTTCCGGAGCCGTCGACGGTCATCGACTTCTCGGGCGACCACCCCCAGCTCATCCGCAAGGGTAAAGGCCCGGTGGGCGACCTGGAGTACGTCGAGCTTATCTAG
- a CDS encoding protein kinase domain-containing protein — MTGLDLAGQVHLERLEFSDVLAERYAGKLIGSDQPVRVTVFNQGFVPDQSRKEAFEEALQALGDTLPPEISSVHSVNFDSDTPFVTEDAPRGPSLKTLLDERKALDWKVAVRLTCSLGRALHYLAERGVIHAGIHPQAVFISKLQEGRIQLGEWAHDILCHPERPLDLAEKNPDGFLGYAGYLAPEVIRDASDADEKSLVYAMGMLLYEMIAGKPPFTSKNPADALKRHLHEKPLKLSIARGGAGLPADIDDILDMMLIKAAERRFQNPVAAISALSSLLDEAPNELAPELSAADAPVFESAPVASSEDEAPEEKADEAADDKQDTKEEAASEADNKKTMMGLPSVAIADESEQEDEQEEAESKEEEASSEDESESPSIIIDDPELRDGDDASDEAEVESVDSAEKKTLMMGSLADLEEAEKKAKEAEGSDEDDASDDKDASEEEKADKGEEASDEKEESGGTKPMGTVDDGWGEIADDVKGKEDAEETDTAEDDAESSDVSDDDAEAETDDAEAETDDAEAETDDAEADGASDEEESEEEASEADKEDEKEEEDTPSIIIDESVAEEAEDAEASDESSEAGDKSDEKDDKDEEADDEAEASEDDAEEAKPKTNIGELGFVETANDGGQEFGDDWFSGGTDDVWDDAAISEHHERSENLRKYLTIGIIGFLVVGSIGLYFFFENYEGEPQEGENVAETTEETAEGVDVDALRAGFDKAFDRGQLIRPISDSAVSFLEKLQKNAKGEPAYEEARKKFVEAAEKKAREVEGSDLRHARDLSGYAAQYDPDNKELQTYSDALHKRYIAGEGDAGAKQDEAATADADADAGATGDQDAAQQAREEQTTEASASTAKPEPKQQAGQRDDQKKQEPSRGSTAKRSNDSAKKKEEPTRSFSQILREAKAAAANNQDDKAIKLFREAISRSPSNPVVHAELGDLLFHKSAYSQALKHHKKASNSSPGNAGYAISLGRTYYRLGRYQEAHDAWERALKNDPNNKVAKKYLGLVKKKL; from the coding sequence ATGACCGGACTCGACTTGGCGGGCCAGGTCCACCTGGAGCGCCTCGAGTTCTCCGATGTCCTCGCCGAGCGCTACGCCGGCAAACTCATCGGCTCGGACCAACCGGTGCGTGTGACGGTGTTCAACCAGGGGTTTGTGCCGGACCAGAGCCGAAAAGAGGCCTTCGAGGAAGCTCTCCAAGCCCTCGGCGACACGCTGCCGCCCGAGATCTCGAGCGTCCACTCCGTCAACTTCGACTCCGACACCCCGTTCGTGACCGAAGATGCCCCCCGGGGCCCGAGCCTCAAGACACTGCTCGACGAGCGGAAGGCGCTCGACTGGAAGGTCGCCGTGCGCCTGACGTGCTCGTTGGGCCGCGCGCTGCACTACCTTGCCGAGCGCGGAGTCATCCATGCGGGAATCCACCCGCAGGCCGTCTTCATCAGCAAACTGCAAGAGGGGCGCATCCAGCTTGGCGAGTGGGCCCACGACATCCTGTGCCACCCCGAGCGCCCGCTCGACCTGGCCGAGAAGAACCCCGACGGCTTCTTGGGTTATGCAGGGTACTTGGCCCCGGAGGTCATCCGCGACGCCTCGGATGCTGACGAGAAGAGCCTCGTCTATGCGATGGGCATGCTGTTGTACGAGATGATCGCCGGAAAACCGCCGTTCACCTCGAAGAACCCGGCCGATGCGCTCAAGCGTCACCTGCATGAAAAGCCGCTCAAGTTGTCGATCGCTCGCGGTGGCGCCGGATTGCCCGCCGACATCGACGACATCCTCGACATGATGCTCATCAAGGCCGCCGAGCGCCGCTTCCAAAACCCGGTTGCGGCGATCAGCGCACTGAGTTCGTTGCTCGACGAAGCCCCGAACGAGTTGGCCCCGGAGTTGTCCGCGGCCGACGCTCCCGTCTTCGAAAGTGCGCCTGTCGCCTCGAGCGAAGACGAGGCGCCCGAGGAGAAGGCGGACGAAGCCGCAGACGACAAGCAGGACACCAAAGAAGAAGCCGCCAGCGAGGCGGACAACAAGAAGACGATGATGGGCCTGCCGTCGGTCGCGATTGCCGACGAGAGCGAGCAAGAGGACGAGCAAGAGGAAGCCGAGAGCAAAGAAGAAGAGGCATCGAGCGAAGACGAGTCCGAGTCGCCCTCGATCATCATCGACGACCCGGAGCTTCGAGACGGAGACGATGCGAGCGACGAAGCGGAAGTCGAGTCGGTCGACAGCGCCGAGAAGAAGACTCTGATGATGGGCTCGTTGGCCGACTTGGAAGAGGCCGAGAAAAAGGCGAAGGAGGCCGAAGGTTCCGACGAAGACGATGCTTCTGACGATAAGGATGCTTCCGAGGAAGAGAAGGCCGACAAAGGTGAAGAAGCCTCCGACGAGAAGGAAGAGTCGGGCGGCACCAAGCCGATGGGCACCGTCGACGACGGCTGGGGTGAGATCGCCGACGACGTCAAAGGTAAAGAGGACGCGGAGGAGACGGATACGGCCGAGGACGACGCCGAATCGAGCGACGTGTCGGACGACGACGCCGAAGCAGAGACCGACGACGCCGAGGCAGAGACCGACGACGCCGAGGCAGAGACCGACGACGCCGAGGCAGATGGAGCCTCGGATGAAGAGGAGTCCGAGGAAGAAGCTTCCGAGGCAGATAAAGAGGACGAGAAGGAAGAAGAAGACACTCCGTCGATCATCATCGACGAATCTGTTGCGGAAGAAGCCGAGGACGCAGAGGCGTCTGATGAGTCCTCCGAGGCGGGCGACAAGTCCGACGAGAAGGACGACAAGGACGAAGAAGCCGACGATGAGGCGGAGGCGTCAGAAGATGATGCTGAAGAAGCCAAGCCGAAGACGAATATCGGCGAGTTGGGCTTCGTCGAGACGGCCAACGACGGTGGCCAAGAGTTTGGCGACGACTGGTTTAGCGGCGGCACCGATGATGTCTGGGACGACGCGGCCATCTCGGAGCATCACGAGCGCTCCGAAAACCTGCGCAAGTACCTCACCATCGGCATCATCGGCTTTTTGGTCGTCGGCTCGATCGGATTGTACTTCTTCTTCGAGAATTACGAAGGCGAGCCTCAGGAAGGCGAAAATGTCGCCGAGACCACCGAAGAGACCGCCGAAGGGGTCGACGTCGACGCGCTTCGCGCCGGTTTCGACAAAGCCTTCGACCGTGGACAGCTCATCCGCCCCATCTCGGACAGCGCCGTGAGCTTCCTCGAGAAGCTCCAAAAGAACGCCAAGGGCGAGCCCGCCTACGAAGAGGCGCGCAAGAAGTTTGTCGAAGCAGCCGAAAAGAAAGCGCGCGAGGTGGAAGGCAGCGACCTTCGTCATGCGCGCGACCTGTCGGGCTACGCAGCTCAGTATGACCCCGACAACAAAGAGCTCCAAACCTACAGCGACGCATTGCACAAACGCTATATTGCGGGTGAAGGCGACGCCGGCGCGAAGCAAGACGAGGCAGCCACAGCCGACGCCGACGCCGACGCAGGGGCGACCGGCGACCAAGATGCCGCCCAGCAAGCTCGAGAAGAGCAAACGACCGAAGCATCGGCCAGCACGGCAAAGCCCGAGCCGAAGCAGCAAGCCGGCCAGCGCGACGACCAGAAGAAGCAGGAGCCCAGCCGCGGCTCCACCGCCAAACGCTCGAACGACAGCGCCAAGAAGAAGGAGGAGCCGACGCGCTCGTTCTCGCAGATTCTTCGCGAGGCGAAAGCAGCAGCGGCCAACAATCAGGACGACAAGGCCATCAAGCTCTTCCGAGAGGCTATCTCGCGCTCGCCGTCGAACCCGGTGGTCCACGCCGAACTGGGCGACCTGCTCTTCCACAAGTCGGCCTACTCTCAGGCGCTCAAGCACCACAAGAAGGCCTCGAACTCGAGCCCGGGCAACGCGGGCTACGCCATCAGCCTCGGGCGCACCTACTACCGACTCGGCCGCTACCAGGAGGCGCACGACGCTTGGGAGCGCGCGCTCAAAAACGACCCGAACAACAAAGTCGCCAAGAAGTATCTAGGCTTGGTCAAGAAGAAGCTCTGA